TAATAATGAAAGCTTAAGAAgtgaatataataatatgatacatttatttaaaaaaataataaatctcgAGAAAACtactaaaaattttgaaaatctctttaaaaattacatttatcgTTGAATTTGTCTGGTccccaattttatcacaaaTCAAAAATTTCAATCATTTGCAATTTGTAATTCTAGAAACAATTACGTATAATTGTCTGTGACTAAAAATTAGTTTCTTCAAATACAACCCAATATGAGACAGTGATTGACCTTAACTTTTGTTGATTATCATTGCATACAACACAACAAAAGGAAATTGCCTTCTTTATAGTCTGAAATGCAGCCTAGGGTCAAATGGAGTCAATGTCATCCTTGAAATAAGAACCTTATGTCCAACATTGTTGTTTGTCAAAATTTTTGCCTCAAGAACATGGTTTTCCAGTTCTTGTGATAACCAACATAGTGCCATTGCATAACCCTATGAAATGATCTATGTTTCTCAACAGCATAACCGGAGTGCTAACCTTTAGCTTTAATTCATGGTTTGGCACCCCCAGAGCACCTAAttgcattttaaaattcagGCGTGTGAAGGTCTTGTAAAAGATCAATATTGCAATCTGATTTGCAAGTTGTGTCTAAACTTAACTATGTCTTTGCCTCAGCTACATTAAGTGAAATCATGTACTCATTGATAGTCTCCACAACATCAAGAGTCGATGCTAGTATAGCTCTACCTTGAAGATATTCAGTTTTATTGACATTAGAAGTAAAGTTCGGATACGTGTTATTCATGATTGACGCAACAGGATCATCTGATGCATTCAACAACAGGTCGTCCGATATATCAATAACCACATTACCGTTGTTTGGATCGCCAATTGTTCCATCTCCTATGCTTGCTATCCATTCAGAAAAAGACCTTAAATTGATCAAGTCTTCATCAGATTCAATATGTTGGAGCCTCATGTTCTTTGTCAATCCCAATACCTTACAATTTCTCTATAGGTATAATGAATTGATGGTTGTATGCATGATATATTGTCTAGTAACTTTTGGAATCACATGTAATATTTGTCGACCCCTCTGAGGACCACTACCTTCCCTCCAAATGGTAATTCCAAACTCATTAGGTTACTGAATCTTAGAATATCTCACATGCTCCTATCCAAAGCCTCAAGGCAATATTTATTCATTATATGAGCCTCATCCCAAATGATAAGATTGCTTCTGATTATTAACTCTGCAAGAGGACTTCCCTGTTTAATGTTGCAGGTTGAATCTTCATTCGAATTTAGTGGAATTACAAATTTGGAGTAAGCAGTCCTACCACCGGGTAAAAAGAGGTATGTTATTCCACTCAATGTTACATTCAACACAATTTCTCCCTTCGATCTCAGAGTTGTGGATAGAGTTTTCCACACAAAGGTCTTGCCAGTTCCTCCATATCCGTATACAAAAAACATACCACCTCCATTCAACTTCACCGCATCCATTACAATGTCATAGACATATCGTTGCTCATCATTCAAATTAGACACTAGTTTAATGTGCTCTTGGGACAAAGCATGTCTGTTGTACTGTAATTCATCTTGTATAAGTCTATTTTGATAGCGGAAAAAATATTCTGCATCTGGGAACGACATTGATTGAAAATCTCGTAAACTCTTTCCACTGCTTCtcaatatcttttttattttcacaagAGCATAaccctttatttcttcttcagtTATTCCAATTATGCATATTGTGGACACAATTACAAAATATTGGAAGCGTTGTCATAATacaattgaatgttaaattaCACATGTagcaacaaatattaaaatataattgaataccTTTATGTTGTAACATGCTTCATCGGTTGTAAAGTATATCATCGGAGAGGTATTGCAAACATTTTTCCCACCCAATCTCAGGTCAAGATAGAGAATCAAACAACAACAAAGTCGCAAAAAGACATCTCAAACAATGTACAAATCCCCAATGACTTGCCTCGACTATACCATCAACACATTCTTTGTCATCATTTAGCAATCTGAGTATGTAACAAGCATATCCATAAGAACTGTATTGAACACCACCAACACATTTCAATTCGTTGAAGCTTATTGGCCCACGAATTATATTTAGGAGGCTTCTCAAGTAATACATTTCTCCACAAGCCGGAGGTACGTAGAATATACGTCCAATAGAGAATTAATGTTTCCTCGAGTGCTACTCTCTGATTGATTGTTTCCAAACAAACTTGTTGCGAAATTAGGCATAAGTTAGTTATATTTCTTCAAGGTACATTTTATTAGCATCCATCCACGCAATGAACATGCTCTGGTTCACACGAGGTCGATTTACCACTTGATCAATCGGATCAGAATTAGAAAACACAACATTTTGTTGGTTTGGAAGATGAAAACTCAGACGCTCAACAGAAGGATTTTTGTATTGGATCTTGAACCCAAAAATTCTCTAGGTTGTCTCACATGGTGAAATGTACCTACAATCATAGTACATATTTATTTCGCCAACATTTTTACCCTGCATCATCATCCTCACTGCTTTTGAAAAAAGCTACAGTAACTCGATCATGTCCTTTGTTGACATATTTGAACAAATATTTGATAGATATGGATTGGTTACACCACTCGACATTCAAATGAGCACGATATTTCAACAACAAATAGCGATTATGTGGCATGACATATCTATTGTCAAGCTCAACATCGTTCTTCAACATAATTTTACTGCCATCCCTTCTTCAGTACACTAGATAACCATCATCGTCAACATTAGCAGATTCTACGAACttctttggaaaatattttgtacATCGGCCGTTAGACATTCAAGGAGAATTGTTTCTCAAACTGTTGCATGGGACATGCACCATGAAATCGCGAACTGCTGAATAGTAGCTTGGGTCAAAATCTTTGTCTGGAATCTCAGCTAATATTATGCGATCAATGTCAGGTCCAGTTAGATACTTGTCTTCCttagacaaaaatatcaaaatgtgCGCATATGGCAATCCACGTTTCTGGAATTCCACTGTATACATAGCtggaatggaaaaataattgtatgTTAAGCTATAAACAATAGCAAATGataatcacatttttttttactaatctTAAATAGAATACATGCTCTGACTGTACTGAAAATCTTATTGCGATGAAGATCTTTAATCAAGTGGTCTAATTTCATGTTAAAAATTCGATAAATTATGTCCGAACGATCATCGAGCCTCAATCTTCTACTCTCAACAAAACAAACTATCTCCGGTCATTTCGGATTACATGTAAATGTAATAAATAGGTCTAGATAACCAACCCACCTACATATCACTATTGCGTCCTGATAGTTCTGTATCATGTATCGTGCATCAGTAGtgaaagaagatggaaaaacCACATGCCTACCATGTCTTGAAGGGTCAGTCTCTCCTTGTAATACTATATCTGTCAAGCCATTGTACATTTCTAACCTCAACTCTTTTTGATGAATTTGTAAATGTAACATCCGAAAtttgggagataaataataattattaattttgggtatttgaagttattatggaatatttgaagaattaagagaatattcatttatgttgttttgaggaaataggaaattaaggcaattaataattttatttggggtatttatggaaataatgaaagaatgaaataaattaaattagtggatttttggaaatttcaaggtgtaagtgaaataagggaaaaatgagTTGTAGGCGGtgtttatgtaaattttgaaaattctgggGCGCCGGTGTGAATTTTGAAAGCAAGGCTAGGATCACCTTAAAAGTAAGCACGCACACTATATGGATGAAGGACGCATGTGACGTGAGCGGTAGCACGCGAGGACGGCCAAGCGAGGGGTGCGGGATCGAGACTGAGGGGGAGCGTGCACGCGAGGGAAAAACTAGGATTTTTCCCAGTAAACCAGGAGCCATTTCGAGGCGCCTTTTGTGTGCCCAGCGCAcg
This window of the Diospyros lotus cultivar Yz01 chromosome 5, ASM1463336v1, whole genome shotgun sequence genome carries:
- the LOC127802189 gene encoding uncharacterized protein LOC127802189, whose product is MSFPDAEYFFRYQNRLIQDELQYNRHALSQEHIKLVSNLNDEQRYVYDIVMDAVKLNGGGMFFVYGYGGTGKTFVWKTLSTTLRSKGEIVLNVTLSGITYLFLPGGRTAYSKFVIPLNSNEDSTCNIKQGSPLAELIIRSNLIIWDEAHIMNKYCLEALDRSM